The following are encoded in a window of Fusarium oxysporum f. sp. lycopersici 4287 chromosome 5, whole genome shotgun sequence genomic DNA:
- a CDS encoding F-box and WD-40 domain-containing protein MET30: MESPSLVNGHRPSSDTSVAAPGASAFLHSSIPTSSSTSQPASVTITNHTHRHASAPSTELDSSSPLPPTNGHSLKVSDIDSEHLDDNSSQQPSKNNCDRHRSDQEINPRLVKMPSELVGKTVSPFLKEHIPGLYAPFGKAKTAMPLSPSPNNTTAIRKKDPNSKFCYRHRPDSKCRRAADETKMGFIQTELNSLSSADQEAITHVWSLFSAAPSKHRELMLQGIITQCCFPQLSTVSREVQEQLKIDFLAALPTELSYKILSYLDTVSLCKAAQVSRRWRNLADDDVVWHRMCEQHIDRKCTKCGWGLPLLEKKKLMAWSRHQQVHRQPNAADVVEIDDEAETQSSDSRKRQADDEHQHDDRVAKRSRVSNGEKSRQQLEQERKFRPWKDVYRDRFKVGYNWKTGRCSIKTFKGHENGVTCLQFDDNILATGSYDTTIKIWNIETGEVMRTLRGHTSAVRTLQFDDSKLISGSFDKTIKIWNWQTGECLNTLQCHTEGVLSVHYDGCTLASGSIDKTVKVFSFDTKQTFCLRGHTDWVNHVRIDSPSRVVFSASDDLSVKLWDIDSKQCIKTFLGHVGQVQQVLLMPADFEPDEAPQLDTTDTASVSSGRSNSPPAATAEQPVDARAAYGSGFTSDPDRPLPPRYMLTGGLDNTVRLWDTTTGKCIRSMFGHVEGIWGLVGDTLRVVTGANDSMTKIWEPRSGKCERSFTGHAGPVTCVGLSDSRMASGSEDGEVRLYSFEGERVEERGTPS, translated from the exons ATGGAAAGCCCCTCGCTCGTCAACGGCCATCGGCCCTCCTCCGACACTTCTGTCGCAGCCCCCGGTGCTTCAGCTTTTCTTCATTCTTCTATACCTACTTCGTCTTCTACTTCTCAACCTGCTTCGGTTACAATAACAAATCATACACATCGCCATGCTTCTGCGCCGTCCACAGAACTTGACTCATCCTCACCCCTTCCTCCTACAAACGGCCACTCTTTGAAAGTCTCCGACATCGACTCCGAACACCTCGACGACAACTCTTCCCAACAACCCTCTAAAAACAATTGCGATAGACACCGATCCGATCAAGAAATCAACCCACGTCTCGTCAAGATGCCTTCCGAATTGGTCGGCAAGACCGTCAGCCCGTTCCTTAAGGAACATATTCCTGGCCTCTATGCACCCTTTGGCAAGGCAAAGACAGCCATGCCTCTATCTCCCAGTCCCAACAATACCACTGCGATTCGAAAGAAAGATCCCAACAGCAAGTTTTGCTATCGTCACCGACCTGACTCAAAATGTCGACGCGCCGCTGACGAGACCAAAATGGGGTTCATCCAAACT GAACTCAACAGCCTTTCATCCGCAGACCAAGAAGCCATTACTCACGTATGGTCTCTCTTTTCTGCTGCCCCATCAAAACATCGTGAGTTGATGCTACAGGGCATCATTACACAATGCTGCTTCCCCCAACTCTCTACTGTATCACGCGAGGTACAAGAACAACTCAAGATCGACTTCCTTGCCGCTCTTCCTACCGAACTCTCCTACAAGATCCTATCGTATCTCGACACAGTCTCTCTCTGCAAGGCCGCTCAAGTCAGCCGTAGATGGAGAAACCTCGCCGACGACGACGTGGTGTGGCATCGCATGTGCGAACAACACATTGATCGCAAATGTACCAAGTGCGGTTGGGGTCTGCctcttctcgagaagaaAAAATTGATGGCGTGGAGCCGCCATCAACAAGTTCACCGACAACCGAATGCCGCCGACGTGGTAGAGATCgacgatgaggctgagacaCAATCGAGCGATTCACGAAAACGACAAGCCGACGACGAACACCAACATGATGATCGAGTTGCTAAACGCTCTCGTGTGAGCAACGGAGAAAAGTCAAGACAACAGCTTGAGCAAGAACGGAAGTTTCGACCATGGAAAGACGTTTATCGCGACCGTTTCAAGGTGGGGTACAACTGGAAGACTGGTCGTTGCTCCATAAAGACCTTCAAAGGTCACGAGAATGGCGTTACTTGTCTCCAGTTTGACGACAACATCCTTGCAACAGGTTCCTATGATACGACCATCAAGATTTGGAACATCGAGACTGGAGAAGTTATGCGCACGCTCCGAGGACACACTTCGGCAGTTCGCACTCTTCAGTTTGACGACTCCAAGTTGATTAGTGGCAGCTttgacaagaccatcaagaTTTGGAACTGGCAAACAGGAGAGTGTTTGAACACACTCCAATGTCATACCGAGGGTGTATTGTCAGTCCACTACGACGGGTGTACTCTGGCATCTGGCTCCATCGATAAGACCGTCAAGGTGTTCAGCTTTGATACCAAACAAACATTCTGTCTTCGAGGTCATACTGACTGGGTCAACCACGTGCGAATTGACTCGCCCTCCCGTGTCGTCTTTTCAGCATCGGATGATCTTTCGGTCAAGCTTTGGGACATCGATTCAAAGCAGTGTATCAAGACATTCCTTGGCCATGTTGGTCAGGTCCAGCAAGTTCTCCTGATGCCCGCTGACTTTGAGCCTGATGAGGCGCCTCAGCTGGATACCACAGATACTGCATCTGTGTCCAGTGGCCGAAGTAACAGCCCCCCTGCAGCGACTGCCGAGCAGCCTGTCGATGCTCGGGCGGCTTATGGCTCGGGTTTCACATCCGACCCCGACCGTCCGCTACCCCCGCGCTACATGCTCACTGGTGGATTGGACAACACGGTCCGCTTGTGGGACACTACCACTGGCAAGTGCATCCGCAGCATGTTTGGTCACGTTGAGGGCATCTGGGGCCTTGTTGGTGACACTCTTCGTGTGGTCACAGGGGCTAATGACTCCATGACCAAGATCTGGGAACCTCGCTCTGGAAAGTGTGAGCGGAGCTTTACTGGCCATGCCGGCCCAGTCACCTGTGTTGGTTTGAGTGACAGCCGCATGGCAAGTGGcagtgaagatggcgaggTGCGGTTGTACAGCTTTGAGGGAGAACGTGTCGAAGAGCGTGGCACTCCTTCATAA
- a CDS encoding nuclear distribution protein nudE like 1 — protein sequence MAEPPSSPPGPGASVEDTLGWYKSQYEQLESELAEFRDSSRELEQELEKDIERAEKQERHHQEKAEALGFEVEEWKRKYRESKTEASASQNALEKEITTLRDTNRTLQMKLRDIEVANDDFERQARNTTSSLEDMESKYNQAIERAVMMEEEIKIGEQEREQLRIESQRLREELGDLKIEAELLQDKIKKQESRHLSTISTDLSVLESPTFDHPASPGSTASSPLITTPPDSKSPVPDEDTLSELPDPPSPPMSDVSGTLPKMASRTPATSRASGRSRLPSSDNSVTPKPRSKPPTKTTRAPGSRISTGGTTTMRTPANRAVGPRSASHKLPASNSLTHIRTLTAQMQRLEARVHSARSKLPGPTRTPPRASPRTSVYSSTNVPSSVTIRSRKRTGGSTASSVAGDDMTPTTGIPTPATKGSHVPRLSTSGVSRLSFGPLPNRGGPEEISRPSSRASVTSYARPPSRTAGEMIPRPVSRASLSGTRTPMGRPRSSMGGSIHGHSASISHLDLEEEDEGEFRTPSRRGTYSNGEGSAIPMPTIRRQSGSRRISANTMRSSVSGPRKLSDLGETY from the exons ATGGCAGAGCCTCCATCCTCCCCGCCAGGTCCTGGGGCCAGTGTCGAGGATACCCTCGGCTGGTACAAGTCACAGTATGAACAATTAGAATCCGAACTGGCCGAATTCAGGGATTCGAGTAGGGAGCTTGAGCaggagttggagaaggataTCGAGAGAGCAGAGAAGCAGGAGCGACATCACCAAGAAAAAGCCGAAGCACTTGGTTTCGAGGTTGAGGAGTGGAAG AGAAAATACAGAGAATCGAAAACAGAGGCCAGCGCATCCCAGAATGCGCTTGAGAAAGAAATCACCACACTTCGAGACACAAACAGGACTTTGCAAATGAAGCTGAGGGATATTGAAGTTGCCAACGATGACTTTGAGCGACAGGCGCGCAATACCACGTCATCTCTGGAAGATATGGAGTCAAAGTACAACCAGGCGATTGAGAGGGCTGTcatgatggaggaggagatcaagaTTGGCGAGCAGGAGCGTGAACAACTACGTATCGAGTCACAGCGCTTGCGCGAGGAACTGGGCGACCTCAAGATTGAAGCAGAGCTTCTGCaggacaagatcaagaaacAGGAATCTCGTCACCTGTCCACCATTTCAACCGACCTTTCTGTCCTCGAGTCGCCAACTTTCGATCACCCCGCCTCTCCCGGCTCTACAGCCAGCTCTCCTCTTATTACCACGCCTCCAGATTCTAAGTCGCCTGTACCAGACGAGGACACTCTTTCCGAACTTCCTGACCCGCCTTCGCCTCCTATGTCTGATGTCTCTGGAACTCTTCCCAAGATGGCATCGAGAACTCCCGCTACTTCCAGAGCGTCTGGTCGTTCTCGTTTGCCCTCGTCCGACAACAGTGTTACTCCCAAGCCTCGATCTAAACCTCCTACCAAGACGACCCGTGCGCCTGGTAGCCGTATCTCGACTGGTGGCACAACGACAATGCGCACGCCAGCCAACCGTGCCGTTGGGCCTCGCTCGGCTTCTCACAAACTTCCCGCCTCTAACTCGCTCACCCATATTCGAACTCTTACCGCTCAGATGCAACGCCTCGAGGCTCGTGTGCACTCCGCGCGATCTAAGCTTCCCGGGCCGACTCGTACTCCACCTCGCGCCTCACCTCGAACGTCGGTTTATAGCTCTACCAATGTGCCTTCGTCGGTTACGATCCGTTCTCGTAAGCGCACTGGTGGCTCTACCGCATCTTCAGTTGCAGGCGACGACATGACACCAACCACCGGTATTCCAACACCAGCAACCAAGGGAAGCCATGTGCCCCGTCTTAGCACGTCTGGGGTTAGCCGCTTATCATTTGGCCCATTGCCGAACCGTGGAGGTCCGgaggagatcagcaggcCGAGCTCACGTGCTAGTGTCACTTCGTATGCCCGACCGCCCTCAAGAACCGCCGGAGAAATGATCCCACGACCCGTTTCAAGGGCATCACTCTCGGGAACTCGAACACCCATGGGCCGACCTCGCTCCTCGATGGGAGGATCCATTCATGGCCACTCTGCCAGCATTAGCCACCTGGACCtagaggaagaggatgagggagAGTTCCGAACGCCAAGCCGCAGGGGTACATACTCGAACGGTGAAGGCAGCGCTATCCCCATGCCAACAATTCGACGCCAGAGCGGGAGCCGAAGGATAAGCGCCAATACAATGAGGTCCAGTGTATCCGGCCCAAGGAAGCTGAGCGACCTGGGAGAGACCTACTAA
- a CDS encoding nuclear distribution protein nudE like 1 codes for MKLRDIEVANDDFERQARNTTSSLEDMESKYNQAIERAVMMEEEIKIGEQEREQLRIESQRLREELGDLKIEAELLQDKIKKQESRHLSTISTDLSVLESPTFDHPASPGSTASSPLITTPPDSKSPVPDEDTLSELPDPPSPPMSDVSGTLPKMASRTPATSRASGRSRLPSSDNSVTPKPRSKPPTKTTRAPGSRISTGGTTTMRTPANRAVGPRSASHKLPASNSLTHIRTLTAQMQRLEARVHSARSKLPGPTRTPPRASPRTSVYSSTNVPSSVTIRSRKRTGGSTASSVAGDDMTPTTGIPTPATKGSHVPRLSTSGVSRLSFGPLPNRGGPEEISRPSSRASVTSYARPPSRTAGEMIPRPVSRASLSGTRTPMGRPRSSMGGSIHGHSASISHLDLEEEDEGEFRTPSRRGTYSNGEGSAIPMPTIRRQSGSRRISANTMRSSVSGPRKLSDLGETY; via the coding sequence ATGAAGCTGAGGGATATTGAAGTTGCCAACGATGACTTTGAGCGACAGGCGCGCAATACCACGTCATCTCTGGAAGATATGGAGTCAAAGTACAACCAGGCGATTGAGAGGGCTGTcatgatggaggaggagatcaagaTTGGCGAGCAGGAGCGTGAACAACTACGTATCGAGTCACAGCGCTTGCGCGAGGAACTGGGCGACCTCAAGATTGAAGCAGAGCTTCTGCaggacaagatcaagaaacAGGAATCTCGTCACCTGTCCACCATTTCAACCGACCTTTCTGTCCTCGAGTCGCCAACTTTCGATCACCCCGCCTCTCCCGGCTCTACAGCCAGCTCTCCTCTTATTACCACGCCTCCAGATTCTAAGTCGCCTGTACCAGACGAGGACACTCTTTCCGAACTTCCTGACCCGCCTTCGCCTCCTATGTCTGATGTCTCTGGAACTCTTCCCAAGATGGCATCGAGAACTCCCGCTACTTCCAGAGCGTCTGGTCGTTCTCGTTTGCCCTCGTCCGACAACAGTGTTACTCCCAAGCCTCGATCTAAACCTCCTACCAAGACGACCCGTGCGCCTGGTAGCCGTATCTCGACTGGTGGCACAACGACAATGCGCACGCCAGCCAACCGTGCCGTTGGGCCTCGCTCGGCTTCTCACAAACTTCCCGCCTCTAACTCGCTCACCCATATTCGAACTCTTACCGCTCAGATGCAACGCCTCGAGGCTCGTGTGCACTCCGCGCGATCTAAGCTTCCCGGGCCGACTCGTACTCCACCTCGCGCCTCACCTCGAACGTCGGTTTATAGCTCTACCAATGTGCCTTCGTCGGTTACGATCCGTTCTCGTAAGCGCACTGGTGGCTCTACCGCATCTTCAGTTGCAGGCGACGACATGACACCAACCACCGGTATTCCAACACCAGCAACCAAGGGAAGCCATGTGCCCCGTCTTAGCACGTCTGGGGTTAGCCGCTTATCATTTGGCCCATTGCCGAACCGTGGAGGTCCGgaggagatcagcaggcCGAGCTCACGTGCTAGTGTCACTTCGTATGCCCGACCGCCCTCAAGAACCGCCGGAGAAATGATCCCACGACCCGTTTCAAGGGCATCACTCTCGGGAACTCGAACACCCATGGGCCGACCTCGCTCCTCGATGGGAGGATCCATTCATGGCCACTCTGCCAGCATTAGCCACCTGGACCtagaggaagaggatgagggagAGTTCCGAACGCCAAGCCGCAGGGGTACATACTCGAACGGTGAAGGCAGCGCTATCCCCATGCCAACAATTCGACGCCAGAGCGGGAGCCGAAGGATAAGCGCCAATACAATGAGGTCCAGTGTATCCGGCCCAAGGAAGCTGAGCGACCTGGGAGAGACCTACTAA